A genomic segment from Pseudalkalibacillus berkeleyi encodes:
- a CDS encoding MFS transporter — protein MSEKRRGMLAIYTVLFLMSLSLHIQFPIFTPFAVALGATSFVVSILMSVSSFANLCGNLTAGPLIDKIGKKQFIVAPLFISGCLMIGHGFVTEIDSLLVLRLFNGLILAFMTPACFALLSGYAKNSQQQGRNMAFNGLLITIAHIVAPIIGGYLVEFAGFRGTYFIIGSAILLTGIFALLYIKEFEPIVLHKKGASKNSGLKLDQQLVAVYFVAFSLMYAQGTLAFELPFLIVEEGMSSSSAGMLFSYVGMGTLIVVCMTWVNRISASIRSMFGLFILAICFYQMFVPFVPLKLSQVLFVVGIGLGVLFPALTTLLTEKIDKSKHGTAFGILSAVFSLGMISSSLMAGAFRDVISPYFFTFIVIGIAITVIGMYLIKLNPKPVLD, from the coding sequence ATGAGCGAGAAGCGTAGGGGTATGCTTGCCATTTATACGGTTTTGTTTTTAATGTCTTTGAGTTTACATATACAGTTTCCAATTTTTACGCCTTTTGCGGTGGCGCTTGGAGCGACAAGCTTTGTAGTAAGCATATTGATGAGTGTGTCTTCGTTTGCGAACCTATGTGGGAATTTAACCGCTGGTCCTCTTATTGATAAAATAGGCAAAAAACAGTTCATTGTCGCCCCGCTTTTTATATCTGGATGTTTAATGATCGGACATGGATTTGTGACGGAGATTGATAGCTTATTAGTGCTGCGCCTTTTCAACGGTCTGATCCTCGCGTTTATGACACCTGCTTGTTTTGCGTTACTGTCTGGTTATGCGAAAAATAGCCAACAACAAGGGCGGAACATGGCATTTAACGGGTTACTAATTACGATTGCGCATATCGTAGCACCAATTATTGGCGGCTATTTAGTTGAGTTTGCTGGTTTTAGAGGCACGTATTTCATTATCGGTTCAGCGATTTTACTTACGGGAATCTTTGCGCTCTTGTATATTAAAGAATTTGAACCGATCGTCTTACATAAAAAAGGTGCGAGTAAAAACAGTGGGTTGAAGCTGGATCAACAGCTGGTGGCTGTCTATTTTGTGGCGTTTTCCTTAATGTACGCCCAAGGAACCCTTGCATTTGAGCTGCCCTTTTTGATCGTTGAAGAAGGGATGTCATCAAGTTCAGCTGGTATGTTGTTTAGCTATGTTGGAATGGGCACGCTAATTGTCGTCTGTATGACCTGGGTTAATAGAATTTCAGCATCGATTCGATCGATGTTTGGCCTATTCATATTAGCAATTTGCTTTTATCAAATGTTTGTTCCTTTCGTACCACTCAAGCTCAGTCAGGTGTTATTTGTCGTAGGGATTGGTTTAGGTGTGCTGTTTCCTGCTCTTACAACACTTCTTACTGAGAAAATTGATAAAAGTAAGCACGGGACAGCGTTCGGGATTTTATCAGCCGTTTTCTCTTTAGGGATGATCTCAAGCTCCCTTATGGCAGGTGCTTTTAGAGACGTGATTTCACCTTACTTCTTCACCTTTATTGTGATTGGTATCGCCATCACGGTCATCGGAATGTACCTCATTAAACTAAATCCAAAGCCTGTACTCGATTAA
- a CDS encoding DUF3427 domain-containing protein, with amino-acid sequence MKGLLVYEQFEKSLKWLSSMLPIKRIYDFCILRYLIDYENISFEQAKDEIMKWVNDVDDDSVYHSMEFLNQDYFDSGQKSRIPALCEYRRGKLYRTSVLNELLRNPRHKEMIEDVLEYGLFRYDREFGESYFGLPHFKLYEQYQMMDSALLSNYRKSHSAFRGSGLLANGNDYFLFVDLHKEADIDERLNYNDKIIDRNSFQWESQNNTTQHSERGKNIIFNQERGINLHLFVRKYREIEKSNIEPFIYLGKVNTRSFKGERPIEVQFDLEHTIPQQLYIELTEKV; translated from the coding sequence ATGAAGGGATTACTAGTATATGAACAGTTTGAGAAATCGTTGAAATGGTTGTCTAGTATGTTGCCGATTAAACGCATTTATGATTTTTGTATATTACGCTATTTAATCGATTATGAGAATATCTCTTTTGAACAAGCAAAAGACGAAATAATGAAATGGGTAAATGATGTGGATGATGATAGTGTCTATCATTCCATGGAGTTTTTAAATCAAGATTATTTTGATTCCGGACAAAAGTCTAGAATTCCAGCATTATGTGAATATCGAAGGGGGAAGTTGTATCGTACTTCTGTGTTAAATGAGTTGCTTCGAAACCCAAGACATAAAGAAATGATAGAAGACGTACTTGAATACGGATTATTTAGATATGATCGAGAGTTTGGTGAATCATATTTTGGCTTGCCACATTTTAAACTTTACGAGCAATATCAAATGATGGATTCAGCACTCTTATCCAATTATCGTAAAAGTCACTCAGCTTTCAGAGGGTCAGGGTTGCTGGCAAATGGTAATGATTACTTCCTGTTTGTTGATTTACATAAAGAGGCAGATATTGATGAGCGACTGAACTATAATGACAAAATCATAGACCGTAACTCATTTCAATGGGAGTCGCAAAACAATACGACACAACATTCAGAACGTGGGAAAAACATTATTTTTAATCAGGAGCGAGGAATTAACCTTCATCTTTTCGTTCGAAAATATCGTGAGATCGAAAAAAGTAATATAGAACCGTTTATTTACTTGGGTAAAGTAAATACAAGATCGTTCAAAGGAGAGCGTCCTATTGAAGTACAATTTGATTTAGAGCATACAATTCCACAACAACTTTACATTGAATTAACTGAGAAAGTGTAG
- a CDS encoding DEAD/DEAH box helicase, whose translation MKNVKQVAATTPQIYEKAEYIVPNSMQKRAMENLERLRDHGENKALVIAATGTGKTYMSAFDVKNLRPNRLLFIVHREEILAKAKETFKKLLPNEGISFGMLTGNRKESHCDYIFATIQTLSRCYEEFDSHSFDYIIYDEAHHVTADSYQNVIEYFKPNFMLGMTATPERGDSRSIFGIFDHNVALEVRLHDALEDDIVVPFHYFGITDIDNIDLSDVSINDFDEITKRLKVNERVEFIIEKMNFYSFDGEKRKGLGFCASREHARYMSDEFNKRGISSTVLTGEDSVSVRQAQIQALEDHRNPLQFIFTVDIFNEGVDIPSVNTVLMLRPTNSPIIFIQQLGRGLRKHPGKEFLTVLDFIGNHTKTFLIAIALNGERYYDKESLKVAISTGFAHLPGATHIQMDRISQERILAQIDNEQFTSMKYLKEEYFEFKKVRAGRIPYLLMDFHKYDGAPDPIKFIKKDGTYLQFVAKVEKDQE comes from the coding sequence TTGAAAAATGTTAAACAGGTCGCAGCTACTACTCCTCAAATCTATGAAAAAGCTGAATATATTGTGCCAAACAGCATGCAAAAGAGAGCGATGGAAAATCTAGAAAGATTAAGAGATCATGGGGAAAATAAGGCACTTGTAATCGCTGCAACAGGTACGGGTAAGACCTATATGTCAGCCTTTGATGTGAAGAATCTTAGACCTAACAGATTATTATTTATCGTACATAGAGAAGAAATTTTAGCGAAAGCAAAAGAAACATTTAAAAAGCTATTACCGAATGAAGGAATTTCATTCGGAATGCTTACCGGTAATCGAAAAGAGAGTCACTGTGACTATATTTTTGCAACCATACAAACCTTATCAAGGTGTTACGAAGAATTTGATTCTCATTCCTTCGATTACATCATTTATGATGAAGCGCATCATGTCACAGCGGATTCCTATCAAAATGTTATAGAATATTTCAAACCGAATTTTATGTTGGGGATGACTGCAACCCCTGAAAGAGGAGATAGTCGTTCTATTTTTGGTATATTTGATCACAATGTTGCACTAGAAGTAAGGCTACATGATGCATTAGAAGATGATATTGTTGTGCCTTTCCATTACTTCGGTATAACGGACATTGACAACATTGACTTGAGTGATGTATCCATCAATGATTTTGATGAAATTACAAAACGGTTGAAGGTAAATGAACGAGTTGAATTTATTATTGAAAAAATGAACTTTTATAGCTTTGATGGCGAGAAGAGAAAAGGCTTAGGTTTTTGTGCAAGTCGAGAACATGCTCGTTACATGTCAGATGAATTTAATAAAAGGGGAATTTCAAGTACAGTCTTAACAGGAGAAGATTCAGTTTCAGTTCGGCAAGCACAAATACAAGCATTGGAGGACCATCGAAATCCACTCCAATTTATTTTCACAGTGGATATTTTTAACGAAGGAGTGGATATTCCCTCTGTTAATACTGTATTAATGCTTAGACCTACAAACTCGCCAATTATCTTTATCCAACAACTTGGACGAGGTTTAAGAAAACACCCGGGTAAAGAATTTCTGACAGTTCTTGATTTTATTGGGAATCATACTAAAACTTTTTTAATTGCAATCGCATTAAACGGAGAGAGGTATTACGATAAGGAAAGTCTAAAAGTAGCCATATCAACAGGGTTTGCTCATCTTCCAGGTGCTACCCATATACAAATGGATCGAATTTCGCAGGAGCGAATTTTAGCACAGATTGACAATGAACAATTTACTTCAATGAAATATTTAAAAGAAGAGTACTTTGAATTTAAAAAAGTAAGGGCAGGGCGAATTCCATACTTACTGATGGATTTTCACAAGTATGACGGTGCACCAGATCCAATTAAATTTATAAAAAAGGATGGTACCTATCTTCAATTCGTAGCCAAAGTAGAGAAAGATCAGGAATGA
- a CDS encoding peptidoglycan-binding protein, giving the protein MNKMLKAMLMVFVSAAVLMAAPSFASAQVGDRTLHKGSSGEDVAELQDYLMTKGKFPYHTATGYYGPITEEAVKDFQASRNLKQDGVAGPNTNHAIQVLRYGDIGKQVIHIQTQLKKAGHHHTSVDGHYGSNTINSVKSFQSAMGLEADGIAGPKTRAKLDQKASRTNAAAGKEMTVESTSYTADCEGCSGVTKMGINLKKYPDAKVIAVDPSVIPLGSIVHVEGYGYAIAADIGGGVNGKAIDVFIADRDEALQWGRKDVKIKIVE; this is encoded by the coding sequence ATGAATAAAATGTTAAAAGCGATGTTGATGGTTTTTGTATCTGCAGCTGTATTGATGGCAGCACCGTCATTTGCATCGGCACAAGTAGGCGATCGCACGTTACATAAAGGCAGCTCTGGTGAAGACGTTGCTGAACTACAAGACTATTTGATGACAAAAGGGAAGTTCCCTTACCATACTGCAACAGGATATTATGGACCAATTACAGAGGAAGCTGTGAAAGATTTTCAAGCTTCTCGTAACTTAAAGCAGGACGGAGTTGCTGGGCCAAATACAAACCATGCCATTCAAGTGCTTCGATATGGAGACATCGGTAAACAAGTCATCCATATTCAAACGCAATTGAAAAAGGCAGGTCATCATCATACAAGTGTTGATGGACATTATGGATCAAATACAATTAATTCAGTAAAAAGCTTCCAAAGTGCAATGGGATTAGAAGCTGACGGAATTGCTGGACCGAAAACACGAGCAAAGCTTGATCAAAAAGCTTCTCGCACAAATGCTGCTGCTGGAAAAGAAATGACCGTAGAAAGCACATCTTATACAGCAGACTGTGAAGGATGTTCTGGTGTAACGAAGATGGGTATCAACTTGAAGAAGTACCCGGATGCAAAAGTGATTGCTGTTGATCCGAGCGTTATTCCACTAGGATCAATCGTTCACGTAGAAGGCTATGGCTATGCAATTGCAGCTGACATCGGTGGCGGTGTGAACGGAAAAGCAATTGATGTATTCATCGCAGACCGTGACGAAGCCCTACAATGGGGACGAAAAGACGTTAAAATTAAAATAGTTGAATAG
- a CDS encoding CHRD domain-containing protein — MYKYFAANLTGRQEVPPVNTDASGMAKFAANRSRTRIKFEMEVNDIRNFVQAHIHAGARGENGPVLVFLFGADLLTLEEQNGISTRRGVVRGVISDKDILPNDAGVECVADLIRLMEREKAYVNVHTEQNPTGEIRGQIKPVLL, encoded by the coding sequence ATGTATAAATATTTTGCTGCCAACCTAACTGGTAGACAAGAAGTACCACCGGTCAACACAGATGCTAGTGGTATGGCGAAGTTCGCCGCTAACCGTTCTCGAACACGCATCAAGTTCGAAATGGAAGTGAACGACATCCGTAATTTTGTCCAAGCCCATATCCACGCTGGGGCTCGAGGAGAAAACGGTCCGGTATTGGTCTTCTTGTTTGGAGCTGATCTATTGACACTTGAAGAACAAAACGGAATTTCAACACGTCGAGGCGTTGTGCGAGGTGTCATCTCAGATAAAGACATCCTTCCAAACGATGCAGGTGTTGAATGTGTAGCCGATCTCATCCGTTTAATGGAAAGAGAGAAAGCTTACGTCAACGTCCACACAGAACAGAACCCGACAGGTGAAATCCGAGGTCAGATCAAACCTGTATTATTGTAG
- a CDS encoding threonine aldolase family protein yields MNSKRLLEAITKTEYQIMGHTRRDTQVLQKALNQLDGPLDSDMYGRGKVIEDFQEKMANYLGKESSVFFPSGTMAQQIALRIWCDEKDLKKVAYHPLCHLEIHEEDGLKELHQIEPILLAEKSRVIDLDDVVNMDEDIACLLLELPQREIGGQLPSYETLASISDYCREKGIRLHLDGARLLEILPYYQKTAAEVCALFDSVYVSFYKGIGGVAGAILAGNQAFTEQSKIWKRRHGGDLISLYPYIISADYYFDQRESKMEAYYEEAKELADKFNQCSLISTVPEVPVSNMFHVHLQVAKDRAEQILAEVMEETGLGLASYVRPTSETSCTYEVSIGDRYATIPKELLTSTFDMLDEKLASK; encoded by the coding sequence ATGAATAGCAAACGATTGTTAGAAGCGATAACGAAAACAGAGTATCAAATTATGGGTCATACCCGTCGAGACACGCAAGTTCTTCAAAAGGCTTTAAATCAGTTGGATGGCCCACTAGATAGTGATATGTACGGTCGGGGTAAGGTCATTGAGGACTTCCAGGAGAAGATGGCGAATTACCTTGGGAAGGAAAGCTCAGTCTTTTTCCCGAGTGGGACGATGGCGCAGCAGATTGCGCTTCGGATTTGGTGTGATGAAAAGGATTTGAAAAAAGTGGCCTATCATCCGTTGTGTCATTTAGAGATTCATGAGGAGGATGGCTTGAAAGAGCTGCATCAGATCGAACCGATTTTGCTTGCGGAAAAAAGCAGAGTGATTGACTTAGATGATGTTGTGAACATGGATGAGGACATCGCATGTTTATTACTAGAGTTGCCCCAGCGAGAGATAGGTGGGCAACTACCAAGCTATGAAACACTAGCATCTATTTCGGATTACTGTCGGGAAAAGGGCATAAGGCTCCATTTAGATGGTGCTAGATTACTAGAGATTCTCCCATACTATCAAAAAACAGCTGCTGAAGTTTGTGCGCTATTTGATAGTGTTTATGTTTCTTTTTACAAAGGAATTGGTGGAGTAGCGGGAGCGATCCTTGCTGGTAATCAAGCTTTCACCGAGCAGTCGAAAATTTGGAAAAGACGTCATGGGGGAGACCTGATTAGCCTTTATCCTTACATTATCAGTGCGGACTATTATTTTGATCAACGTGAATCGAAAATGGAAGCGTACTATGAAGAGGCAAAAGAGCTAGCGGATAAGTTCAATCAATGTTCGCTGATTTCAACCGTTCCGGAGGTGCCAGTATCGAATATGTTTCATGTGCACTTGCAAGTAGCGAAAGACCGGGCTGAACAAATATTAGCCGAGGTGATGGAAGAGACGGGTCTAGGATTAGCAAGCTATGTCAGACCGACAAGTGAAACTTCGTGCACTTATGAGGTCAGCATTGGAGACAGATATGCGACGATCCCAAAAGAACTTCTTACAAGTACATTTGATATGCTAGATGAAAAGTTAGCATCCAAATAG
- a CDS encoding DUF1385 domain-containing protein: protein MGRIHGGMAGINSVMYYGNDKKVKAKRGQDGQIVVKEQRLVPNRFLKIKQKLEKIPFVRGAWMIMKTMLMTWKVYLGVLMVFLLQKMSGDLVSSSKAEGLFTNGLAVFPEQTHHIVTFGSFMLLFAMLVKFTSLGKYHGAEHMVDNAYSQTKDLSIENVMNFSRIHNKCGTNLVVFIFMFYSVLYLMMNSILAILLAFVLGYEVFILRNKKVNHLLKPIYKLGHAAQYALFTAQPDKEHVEVAVAAYDGIVLEK, encoded by the coding sequence ATGGGACGTATTCACGGTGGAATGGCTGGTATCAATTCAGTCATGTATTACGGAAATGACAAGAAAGTGAAGGCGAAAAGGGGGCAGGACGGACAGATTGTTGTTAAAGAACAACGCCTTGTGCCAAATCGGTTTTTGAAAATCAAACAAAAACTCGAGAAAATTCCTTTTGTTCGTGGCGCTTGGATGATCATGAAAACGATGCTCATGACGTGGAAGGTTTATTTAGGCGTGTTAATGGTGTTTCTGTTACAGAAAATGAGTGGTGATTTAGTCAGCAGCTCAAAAGCAGAAGGACTGTTCACGAACGGGTTGGCAGTTTTCCCTGAACAGACACATCATATCGTAACGTTTGGTAGCTTCATGCTTTTGTTTGCTATGCTCGTGAAATTCACATCTCTCGGAAAGTACCACGGGGCAGAGCATATGGTGGATAATGCCTACAGTCAAACCAAAGATCTTTCAATAGAAAACGTAATGAATTTTTCAAGGATTCATAACAAATGTGGTACAAACTTAGTCGTGTTCATTTTCATGTTCTATTCTGTTCTTTACTTAATGATGAATAGCATACTCGCAATCTTGTTAGCTTTTGTACTAGGATACGAGGTGTTCATTCTTCGGAATAAAAAGGTGAACCATCTGCTAAAGCCGATTTACAAACTTGGTCATGCTGCGCAATATGCACTCTTCACGGCACAACCAGACAAAGAGCATGTTGAAGTGGCTGTCGCTGCTTATGATGGTATTGTTTTAGAAAAATAA
- a CDS encoding phospholipase D-like domain-containing protein — protein sequence MLDAIQEAKIRGVEGQIITSTYLNFTDPKALTKLREFENVDLRVFVTDRHVGFHTKAYIFEYKDYYKVMIGSSNITQSALKSNVEWNVEIISKQDELFMRQVITEFKHYGQEVQ from the coding sequence GTGCTTGATGCTATACAGGAAGCAAAAATAAGAGGTGTAGAGGGTCAGATTATTACATCTACCTATTTAAACTTTACAGATCCTAAAGCATTAACTAAATTACGTGAGTTTGAGAATGTTGATTTAAGAGTATTTGTGACAGATCGTCATGTTGGTTTTCATACAAAGGCATACATATTCGAATACAAAGACTATTATAAGGTAATGATAGGGTCATCAAACATTACTCAGTCTGCTTTAAAAAGTAATGTAGAGTGGAATGTAGAAATTATTTCTAAGCAAGATGAGTTATTCATGAGACAAGTTATTACGGAGTTTAAGCATTATGGGCAAGAAGTGCAGTAG
- a CDS encoding phosphotransferase family protein → MKAGWERSHELIMPELETVRNLAFFKHKEVHKISPLSGGLNNSNIKVTTDDGVNYVLRIYSRNKTSLHIERELIKGFSGEIPVPQVLYFDDSCTDLEHPFLIMSWVDGVQLSELMYQQNKERIVTAARDVGMYLAKIHQVKFPQSGFFDEQLYIQETVEFGSDLFLSLIEEMLINGHADRHIGRDLCNEVLHFCQNHAHLMDEPGEQSTLVHSDFNPLNILVDQTGAVTGILDWEYAMSGSPMMDIGNMLRYEKVSDSTFMSPFLSSYVAHGGYLPEKWLQKAKLHDLVALSGLVNKEECGEARIADIKRLILQTMEEWDLYEDVQK, encoded by the coding sequence ATGAAAGCAGGCTGGGAACGTTCTCACGAATTGATCATGCCAGAACTGGAGACAGTTCGTAATTTAGCATTTTTCAAACATAAAGAAGTTCATAAAATCTCCCCGTTAAGTGGCGGTTTGAATAATTCGAATATAAAGGTGACGACGGATGATGGAGTCAATTATGTGCTGAGAATCTACAGTCGTAATAAGACAAGTTTACATATTGAGCGGGAACTTATAAAAGGATTTAGTGGGGAGATTCCTGTTCCTCAGGTGCTTTATTTTGATGATTCATGCACGGACTTGGAACATCCTTTCCTCATCATGAGCTGGGTGGATGGTGTTCAGCTTTCGGAACTAATGTACCAGCAGAATAAAGAGAGAATCGTAACTGCAGCCAGGGATGTCGGTATGTATTTAGCGAAGATCCATCAAGTGAAATTCCCGCAATCCGGATTTTTCGATGAACAATTGTACATTCAAGAAACCGTTGAATTCGGTTCCGACTTATTCTTATCACTAATTGAAGAAATGCTAATCAATGGACACGCGGACAGGCATATTGGTAGAGATTTGTGCAACGAGGTTCTGCATTTCTGTCAAAATCACGCGCATCTAATGGATGAACCAGGTGAACAAAGTACGCTTGTACATAGTGATTTCAACCCATTGAATATTCTTGTGGATCAAACAGGAGCCGTTACAGGAATCCTTGATTGGGAGTATGCGATGAGTGGTTCGCCAATGATGGATATCGGCAATATGTTGAGATATGAAAAGGTTTCAGACAGTACCTTCATGTCTCCGTTCCTCTCGAGTTATGTGGCTCATGGTGGCTATTTACCGGAAAAGTGGCTACAAAAGGCAAAGCTTCATGATTTGGTCGCATTAAGTGGATTAGTCAACAAAGAGGAGTGTGGAGAGGCGAGAATTGCAGATATCAAAAGGCTAATTCTTCAAACAATGGAAGAATGGGATTTGTATGAAGACGTTCAGAAATAA
- a CDS encoding YczE/YyaS/YitT family protein: MKLRVQIPFFIIGLILFSYGIAVAIQVQHLGIHPWDVLNIALFEKYGFTIGTWAVLVGLFLVVISYFLDKRYINIGTFLNALSVGPLVDLFLYMNWTPHPSSLTSSIFVLILGVVVMGVGGGMYSAARIGAGPRDGFMLSISDKLGTSISRVRIVVESLVLVLGWVLGGPVFIFTFIYTFIQSPIFQYAYHLTTKWVEILSAPLKTKEKVS; the protein is encoded by the coding sequence ATGAAGCTTCGTGTGCAAATTCCATTTTTCATCATTGGGTTGATTCTATTTAGCTACGGGATTGCAGTCGCGATCCAGGTCCAACATTTAGGGATTCATCCTTGGGACGTCCTCAACATTGCGCTATTTGAAAAATACGGTTTTACAATTGGAACTTGGGCAGTGCTCGTTGGACTGTTCCTTGTGGTGATTTCCTACTTTCTTGATAAAAGATATATCAATATCGGAACCTTCCTGAACGCCTTGTCGGTCGGTCCTTTAGTTGATTTATTTCTATATATGAATTGGACACCGCATCCATCTTCTCTCACTTCGAGTATCTTCGTGTTAATTCTAGGTGTCGTTGTAATGGGTGTAGGGGGTGGCATGTACTCGGCTGCTAGGATTGGAGCAGGTCCGAGGGATGGCTTCATGCTATCCATTTCGGATAAGCTCGGAACGTCCATTAGTAGGGTTAGAATTGTGGTGGAAAGCCTTGTCCTTGTGCTTGGCTGGGTGCTCGGTGGACCTGTATTCATCTTTACTTTCATTTATACGTTTATCCAGAGCCCAATTTTCCAATACGCTTACCATTTGACGACAAAATGGGTGGAAATCTTATCAGCACCACTTAAAACGAAAGAAAAAGTAAGCTGA
- a CDS encoding ATP-grasp domain-containing protein yields the protein MELEQMDLPGTMKVDDQDKTKPYLTALIGWSLPAIEACAKLEKPFVVVGPPDFEHFAEKNDIQFIGWDFDRLNEGSDLLFKKLKALGAEVAVPLYEECVEWAGALNSRFRQEPRVFNRSLLLRDKGMMKRKAQIAGIKVGVFEEAHNKDDVKRFLKRVNEALLKVEGDKNDPIHVKPLDKAGSVGHRAIDNPEEIEALNDQDFPLLMESHLDGQEFSCEVFIHNGKIQFLNITEYVKLGYSNFVPASPTLEEKRPQIRQAIEHLINAFEIEYGVIHPEYFITPDGTLHFGEVAARVPGGHIFDLIERAHGFNAYQAQILCSDPNTTEEQLRAFFPDDSQSPEGYAGCLMVHPHRNFIQDLNVPKELEDHPIFEKHDMFTPEQGKVSDRIGFGNHYGTIFFYGKDSEEMRDLLKKYEKYDFYV from the coding sequence TTGGAACTGGAACAAATGGATCTTCCTGGTACGATGAAAGTAGATGATCAAGACAAAACGAAGCCTTATTTAACAGCATTAATCGGCTGGAGCTTACCGGCAATTGAAGCTTGCGCTAAATTAGAGAAGCCGTTCGTTGTTGTCGGACCACCAGATTTCGAGCATTTTGCTGAGAAAAACGATATTCAATTCATCGGATGGGATTTCGATCGGTTGAATGAAGGCTCTGATCTACTTTTTAAAAAGCTGAAAGCACTCGGAGCTGAAGTGGCCGTGCCGCTCTATGAGGAGTGTGTCGAATGGGCTGGAGCGCTTAACTCCCGTTTCCGTCAAGAACCACGCGTGTTTAACCGCTCTCTTTTACTAAGAGACAAGGGCATGATGAAACGGAAAGCACAAATCGCCGGCATTAAGGTAGGCGTTTTTGAAGAAGCTCATAATAAGGATGATGTTAAACGCTTCTTGAAGCGTGTGAACGAAGCTTTGTTAAAAGTTGAAGGCGATAAGAACGATCCGATCCATGTTAAACCGCTTGATAAAGCTGGATCTGTCGGTCATCGAGCGATTGATAATCCAGAAGAAATCGAAGCATTGAATGATCAAGATTTTCCGTTACTAATGGAGAGCCACTTGGATGGTCAAGAATTTTCATGTGAAGTGTTCATCCATAATGGTAAAATCCAATTTCTAAATATTACGGAGTACGTCAAACTCGGTTACTCCAACTTTGTTCCAGCCTCACCAACACTTGAGGAAAAACGTCCTCAAATACGTCAGGCGATTGAACATTTAATTAATGCGTTTGAAATCGAGTATGGTGTCATCCATCCAGAGTATTTCATCACACCAGACGGTACGCTACATTTCGGCGAAGTTGCTGCGCGTGTACCTGGTGGACATATCTTCGACTTGATTGAACGTGCTCATGGTTTTAATGCTTATCAGGCACAAATCTTATGTAGCGACCCTAACACCACAGAAGAACAACTTCGAGCATTTTTCCCAGACGACAGCCAATCTCCTGAAGGCTATGCTGGCTGCTTAATGGTACATCCTCATAGAAACTTCATCCAAGACCTCAACGTACCCAAAGAACTAGAAGACCATCCCATTTTCGAAAAACACGATATGTTTACACCTGAACAAGGAAAGGTATCTGACCGGATCGGATTCGGTAACCATTACGGTACAATCTTCTTCTACGGGAAGGATAGCGAAGAAATGCGCGACCTTCTGAAAAAGTATGAGAAGTACGATTTCTACGTCTAA
- a CDS encoding (deoxy)nucleoside triphosphate pyrophosphohydrolase: protein MKKTVKVVAAIIKNQNEEILCALRAPEMAIPNMWEFPGGKVEEGEDLQSALEREIQEELSCEIKAHDVFNETVHEYDNFIIHLIVLNASLINGNPTKSEHSKLVWLKRENLKSLVWAPADIPAVNQLIEEKV, encoded by the coding sequence ATGAAAAAGACAGTAAAAGTAGTTGCAGCTATTATTAAAAATCAAAATGAAGAGATTTTATGTGCGTTACGTGCCCCAGAAATGGCAATTCCGAACATGTGGGAATTTCCTGGCGGGAAAGTTGAAGAAGGCGAAGACCTACAATCTGCTTTGGAGAGAGAAATTCAAGAAGAACTCTCCTGTGAAATTAAAGCTCATGATGTTTTTAATGAAACCGTACACGAATATGATAATTTTATTATCCATCTCATTGTCCTAAACGCTTCGCTAATTAATGGTAATCCAACAAAAAGTGAGCACTCCAAACTTGTTTGGCTCAAAAGAGAAAACCTCAAATCATTGGTTTGGGCACCAGCAGATATCCCTGCAGTTAACCAACTAATAGAAGAAAAAGTGTAG